The DNA sequence CTATAAACGAAAAGAGAACCTGTAAAATTTGTTGCAGTGCTTCTGGTTTACGGTTGAGTACGGTCTGTGCCAACAAAATGGCGAACTAAAGGCATACGGTGCTGGATTGCTGTCATCTTTCGGCGAACTCGAGTATTGTTTGAGCGACAAACCAGAATTGCGTCCTTTCGAACCAGCAAAGACAGCGTTGCAAAAGTATCCGATAACCGAGTACCAGCCTGTCTATTACGTTGCCGAGAATTTCGAGGACGCCAAACAGAAAATGATGTAAAGTTATCGGCATGCTTATCGTGTTATCGCGAGTGAAAGAAAGATTTTTATTTATCGTGAAAACTTTTCATCCTCGGAGTTGCGTAAAATTTATAGTTAGCTAACGATGCATGCGATTTAAAAGTACGCATGCAATTATATAATCGCGCAACATAACGATTCGTGTAACTTTCATCTCTATTACGCCATCGAATTACGAGGATCTATAGTTTCTTGCCTCTTACTGCGTATAATGACTTTTAACTTATGCGATCAGCCATTCTAAAcaataaattgttataaataCAGTATAAGGCAGGGAAGAATCGGTAGTTGCTTTTTTTCACTCTCTTTTTATCGAATTATCGATCGAACGatttttcatttctattttttgtttgcAGTAAATTCACAGAGAGTATACCGAGGAAGTTTGGAGTGAGATACGACCCGTATACCCAGAGCATTAGCATAATCGACAGTAAACATCAAATCGAGGATCTCGTGCACAACGTGAATCAAGAAGTACAAATTTTGATGGACGCTTTAAGAAAATTGAGGCAATAGAATTTCCACATAATCTTATCGATCAACCACGTTACATATAGTAGGTATTTAACAATGCGAATCTGTTTAtacgatgaaataaaataaaacaggaAGAAGAGATGAAATACTTTCGGATTTAGTCCAATTCGAGGGAAATTGTTTTTCAAtttgaaatgaaaaagaaacgatTAATGACTCGAAGACGAACGATACGACCACGATAATCTCGCTGTTTTTAGGAACCTTTATTTGCACGttgaatatgtatataattctcaaatttttataccATAATTTACAATCATACGTGAGAAAAGTTATTGTCTTAACACGTAATAGCCTGCAGATACGTTTATCGGGATTCGGCTAATTCATCGGAATGTATATGAATCCTATGTTTcaataaatatacgtataacacgtgtaatatgtatacatacatatgtataatccATCTAACACGATCATGATCGTAAAATATATCGATTTCGATGCCATACACACGGGTATAATACACGTTGTTTCTCTATAGACACGTACATTTACAAGTAGCTTATTATCGTGATACATTTAcaacaaaatatattattgtactttctttttttcgccTTCataaccatatatatatatatacaaggtAAATTTGTGGTATTAGACGCCAGTGTTTTTCTAACAAGCGGTAGGTTTGTGAGAGAAATGGGACAAATCTATCGTTTACGAAAAAAAAGACGTTGAGAATTCGTAACAAATATACcttgtatacatacatatgtaaatatacCCTGTTTTTTGAAAAATTCGGTTCTTTTTAGTTTCTATGTTCTATGTGGTCCGGtgaataacaaaaataattctCAAACTTTATCGTCTGAGATACACATGTATTTTGAACACAAAGCGTTCGATCAGAGCTCCAAGTAATTTTACCTGTGTTTTGTACTTTTTTAAATCAATCAAACAACTATTCTTTTGTTATGTCCGACTCAACGAGTCAGTTCACGCATACGGTTTCACCGAGTGGATAAACTTTATACAGAATttttacacatatgtatatacgtcgTGGGAGATACAAAGTGGCCCCTTAAACTTCAAGGAATAAATATCGACGTTTTGAAAAATTATCTCGCGTAGATCGTAAATAAATAACGAAGGAGTTTTGCAGCGAATTTTTAGTATGGTACTTTCGACGTAAATTAAACAGACAAATATACACGATATGCAAGAGAATTTTGACACTCGAGAATGCGCCACAACGATAAAAAGTACCATGGACTTGAATCCTTTACCTTTTCTTTAGCACAAAAAATCTCTTTTTCgtcgaatttttcttcttttcaaaaAATTAATGCAAATATGATCGAGAGGATCGATCAAAGCAAACAGAAATTCTCATCATCTGCGTTACAAACACGATTTCGCTTCTTACACGGAATATATTTTGTACATACATCTcacatttgtataaaaatacgaaattctTCGTGTCTCGTTTCTGAGACGCGAACAGAATTGCATGACGCGTTTCGATTCGCGACGATCGAAGCTACGTTCCTCGATATCCATTCCATCTTGGACGAATCCCCGATCAAATTTCTTTTCAACTTCAAATATCAGTTCCTTAACCGAAGAATTTCAACGGAGATCCCCGATAGAGAATCGAAGAAAggaattttttcaattttgcgaCGATCTCTGTTGTTGATTCGCGGATGGTTCTAtctcgttatacagtatatccGCTTGATGTGGACACATTTGGAAAGGCACGAGATCCGGTGGGTTGCCATTTTGTCGCGTTGGTGCTTGCTGTTGAGACTGTTGCTGCTGATGTTGCAGCTGCtggtgctgctgctgttgcGTTTGGATCATCGTACCTACGTTACCTTGCGCCGTAGTCGACATCGTTGGCACTGGACTGACTGTCAACGGATGAGAGAACAACTCTGTAGGCACGATTGGTACTGGAACGGTAATCGGTAAAGGAAGAACGTTTACTCCTTGAACGTTACTAGACGTCGGCAACTGAACGTTCGAATTGTTCGTGTTGCACCTATTCATCTGTTGACACGTATTCGCAGTATTGTACGGCATGCCCGTCTAAAAAAATATTTGTGATTTACAAAACGAATGATGTGAATCGTGATTTAACCCATCGATGTTGGTTTCGCGTAACATTTTATTCGCGATATTTCGATTTACTTGCACGAAAATATCTAATCGTGGAAAACATCAACGTGCTTATAAAAATACTTACGTTGAGCAACGGCGATAAAATACCGTATCTAGCTATGAACAACTGTTCCGACACTCTTCGTAACTCTTCTTGCTGATGCACTATTAATTGTTGCAGTTCTTCGTGTTTCCGTTGCAGCTCGTCTTGAATTTGATTCTGTGCTGGTGTCATCACGATATCTTGCTGATGTAACATCTACAAATACGCAGATATTTATGTACGATACGCTGTATCCTCAACAGGGTTTTAGCGACAAACTGATTTCATAAAAATACATTGGCTGCGTTTCAATTTCGAACAACCTAATGATCGTTGCTTTACCTCGTGTGTTGGCAATGTGGATATAATTGGCGCGGCAGGAGTTACGAAGCCTGTGCTAACCACAGGTTGCAAATTAACAGTCGTGTACTGCGCTTGTTCCATAAAGTTGATGCAACTTTGATCAACCTCCAACAAAGATTGTTGTTGcggctgttgctgctgctgctgttgttgctgctgttgtctGTTATCGATTTGAGGCATTTGAGTTTTCGACGGCACAGAGCTATTCGCCGAGGCGCCTTTCGATCGTGAAACGTGCGTTATCTGCGAATGCGGCGAGCTTTGCATAGACGCCGACATCGACGAACTATCGGAGCTCTCCACGTGATGTCGTGGCCGTGTGTTCGATGCTATCGATTTCGACGTTTTCGACGATTTCGCTGGCCATTGTGTCGGAGGAACTGGACAAGACGTGGTCACCTGTGGGAAGATCGCGCACACGTTATTCTACAGAATGTCTGAAATAGTACAATCATGGAATTTAATAGCCACGACATTACGTTCAGGcacgtataaaatttacacgAGTAAATTCACCTGCTGTTCCACTGGCATCAGAACATCCTGACTCTGCTCCTTGTTAAAACTTTCCGACTCCTTACGCAATTCCTTAATCACATCGATGTAACTGACAACGTAATGCGTGCAGACGATAAATTCTGGCTTCGAATTCCACTGATTGTACGTGATATAAAATCTAGTTTGCAACCATATCCATTGTTGCCCCTTCGTGAGGAATCTGTAGTAACAGGAGGTTCCTTCACCCTTCTGCATCACTACCAATAAATTTCTCATAATTTCAAACTCATCGTTTTTTCGCGATATTTTCCGCCTTTATCGGATACATACGTGATTCGTGGCAAGTAACCACCTTGTCCAAGTCGTCCACGTGATAATAATCATATCCAGACGTGCCTAACACTTCGAATGGCAAATATCCGATGATAGGCGGCGCTCGATGATCCAGAAATAGGAATTTCCACTCGAGGCTATGTCGCGAAGTGAATTCCGATTTTGTGTTATCCATCACCGATAATTCGCGAATCAATTGTGGCGTCTGGAGGCGTCCTGTACCCACGAAAACTAATCTAAGAGAACACAAACGAGTTTATTGCGACGGTTCGATAGATCACATGTTTTGTACGTGCTTTCCATCCGTGCAGTTCTTTCATTCCAAATCTGTTTATAACATATTAACTAGCAACAACGATATATTTAAATCGAAAGCAACTAAACGCACATTTATGTTTACTTATGTCTTATATTATCAAATGAAATTACTTCGTATCTATTCCACTAGTATTGCTGAATTTCGTGTTCGGAAGCAAGTTATCCGCGTCCGTATCGACGTCAGAACCTGTAAGCAAATAGGTAAACGTAAATGTTTAGATATCTGTATATATATCGGAATGAAAGATAacgttacatatatataaaacattattatgtatgtataattagtatgtatatataattacgtacgAAAATATCC is a window from the Bombus affinis isolate iyBomAffi1 chromosome 9, iyBomAffi1.2, whole genome shotgun sequence genome containing:
- the LOC126920486 gene encoding circadian locomoter output cycles protein kaput isoform X1 — protein: MASYSRGRSSRQSDFLFSDTMDDDVDEKDDTKRKSRNLSEKKRRDQFNMLVNELGSMVSSNTRKMDKSTVLKSTILFLKNHNEIAVRSRVHEIQEDWKPSFLSNEEFTHLILEALDGFIMVFSSSGRIYYVSESVTSLLGYLPNELENTTIYDITYQEDQSPLYNVLLNPAITKDQRNIKQEEKISFSCHIKRGGINVQENPIYELVQFVGYFRSDVDTDADNLLPNTKFSNTSGIDTKLVFVGTGRLQTPQLIRELSVMDNTKSEFTSRHSLEWKFLFLDHRAPPIIGYLPFEVLGTSGYDYYHVDDLDKVVTCHESLMQKGEGTSCYYRFLTKGQQWIWLQTRFYITYNQWNSKPEFIVCTHYVVSYIDVIKELRKESESFNKEQSQDVLMPVEQQVTTSCPVPPTQWPAKSSKTSKSIASNTRPRHHVESSDSSSMSASMQSSPHSQITHVSRSKGASANSSVPSKTQMPQIDNRQQQQQQQQQQQPQQQSLLEVDQSCINFMEQAQYTTVNLQPVVSTGFVTPAAPIISTLPTHEMLHQQDIVMTPAQNQIQDELQRKHEELQQLIVHQQEELRRVSEQLFIARYGILSPLLNTGMPYNTANTCQQMNRCNTNNSNVQLPTSSNVQGVNVLPLPITVPVPIVPTELFSHPLTVSPVPTMSTTAQGNVGTMIQTQQQQHQQLQHQQQQSQQQAPTRQNGNPPDLVPFQMCPHQADILYNEIEPSANQQQRSSQN
- the LOC126920486 gene encoding circadian locomoter output cycles protein kaput isoform X2, producing the protein MASYSRGRSSRQSDFLFSDTMDDDVDEKDDTKRKSRNLSEKKRRDQFNMLVNELGSMVSSNTRKMDKSTVLKSTILFLKNHNAVRSRVHEIQEDWKPSFLSNEEFTHLILEALDGFIMVFSSSGRIYYVSESVTSLLGYLPNELENTTIYDITYQEDQSPLYNVLLNPAITKDQRNIKQEEKISFSCHIKRGGINVQENPIYELVQFVGYFRSDVDTDADNLLPNTKFSNTSGIDTKLVFVGTGRLQTPQLIRELSVMDNTKSEFTSRHSLEWKFLFLDHRAPPIIGYLPFEVLGTSGYDYYHVDDLDKVVTCHESLMQKGEGTSCYYRFLTKGQQWIWLQTRFYITYNQWNSKPEFIVCTHYVVSYIDVIKELRKESESFNKEQSQDVLMPVEQQVTTSCPVPPTQWPAKSSKTSKSIASNTRPRHHVESSDSSSMSASMQSSPHSQITHVSRSKGASANSSVPSKTQMPQIDNRQQQQQQQQQQQPQQQSLLEVDQSCINFMEQAQYTTVNLQPVVSTGFVTPAAPIISTLPTHEMLHQQDIVMTPAQNQIQDELQRKHEELQQLIVHQQEELRRVSEQLFIARYGILSPLLNTGMPYNTANTCQQMNRCNTNNSNVQLPTSSNVQGVNVLPLPITVPVPIVPTELFSHPLTVSPVPTMSTTAQGNVGTMIQTQQQQHQQLQHQQQQSQQQAPTRQNGNPPDLVPFQMCPHQADILYNEIEPSANQQQRSSQN
- the LOC126920486 gene encoding circadian locomoter output cycles protein kaput isoform X3, whose amino-acid sequence is MASYSRGRSSRQSDDTMDDDVDEKDDTKRKSRNLSEKKRRDQFNMLVNELGSMVSSNTRKMDKSTVLKSTILFLKNHNEIAVRSRVHEIQEDWKPSFLSNEEFTHLILEALDGFIMVFSSSGRIYYVSESVTSLLGYLPNELENTTIYDITYQEDQSPLYNVLLNPAITKDQRNIKQEEKISFSCHIKRGGINVQENPIYELVQFVGYFRSDVDTDADNLLPNTKFSNTSGIDTKLVFVGTGRLQTPQLIRELSVMDNTKSEFTSRHSLEWKFLFLDHRAPPIIGYLPFEVLGTSGYDYYHVDDLDKVVTCHESLMQKGEGTSCYYRFLTKGQQWIWLQTRFYITYNQWNSKPEFIVCTHYVVSYIDVIKELRKESESFNKEQSQDVLMPVEQQVTTSCPVPPTQWPAKSSKTSKSIASNTRPRHHVESSDSSSMSASMQSSPHSQITHVSRSKGASANSSVPSKTQMPQIDNRQQQQQQQQQQQPQQQSLLEVDQSCINFMEQAQYTTVNLQPVVSTGFVTPAAPIISTLPTHEMLHQQDIVMTPAQNQIQDELQRKHEELQQLIVHQQEELRRVSEQLFIARYGILSPLLNTGMPYNTANTCQQMNRCNTNNSNVQLPTSSNVQGVNVLPLPITVPVPIVPTELFSHPLTVSPVPTMSTTAQGNVGTMIQTQQQQHQQLQHQQQQSQQQAPTRQNGNPPDLVPFQMCPHQADILYNEIEPSANQQQRSSQN